A stretch of the Uranotaenia lowii strain MFRU-FL chromosome 3, ASM2978415v1, whole genome shotgun sequence genome encodes the following:
- the LOC129757827 gene encoding uncharacterized protein LOC129757827, translating to MRYEIFFYILIIRFIAAFRFLFQVVSNYNNLPFYFFFFSLNTSSRTGRVIPTIAVGQTHQYIPASSFFINKRIGEAVEVAAPIGKVIGPSGYAENQLTPPSGQSTFTPMRQTFGGASPTELLSSPREVSETDLYLLGAIEKLVYRVDYMENRLRRAEQIIYYLMAGNNQKVETCPDNFTRVHDICYHFGVDRGLNWKSANALCKSYGAHLAEFESSSEFQDVVAYILNNQQHRGKEFWLGGLNPGLLWIWTQSAKPVNPNTNLTSITSGNKNTTTTKPETNKEGTKIVNKPQKPAEPTLEITGTGRCLTLTYNGALYTYGYKGQDCSARFNYICEKKNKALDNEINRIAKQLNLN from the exons ATGCggtatgagatttttttttacatcctgATTATCAGATTTATTGCTgctttcagatttttatttcaggttGTTTCAAATTATAACAATCTTCCATTctatttcttcttcttcagcCTCAACACCTCCAGCCGAACGGGTCGTGTAATTCCAACGATAGCGGTCGGCCAAACGCATCAGTACATTCCGGCATCGAGCTTCTTCATTAACAAGCGTATCGGGGAAGCTGTGGAGGTGGCTGCCCCGATCGGCAAGGTGATAGGTCCTTCCGGGTACGCCGAGAACCAGTTGACTCCACCGAGTGGCCAGAGCACTTTTACGCCGATGCGCCAAACTTTTGGTGGAGCTAGCCCTACTGAGTTGCTTTCCTCGCCGAGGGAAGTTTCTGAGACGGATCTGTACTTGCTGGGCGCCATCGAGAAGTTGGTCTACCGAGTGGATTACATGGAAAATAGATTGAGGCGGGCTGAGCAAATAATTTACTACCTGATGGCTGGGAACAATCAAAAAGTTG aaACGTGTCCCGATAACTTCACCAGGGTGCACGAcatatgctatcattttggagTGGATCGCGGCCTAAATTGGAAGTCGGCAAATGCTTTGTGCAAATCTTATGGGGCCCATCTGGCAGAGTTTGAATCCTCGTCGGAGTTCCAGGATGTAGTTGCCTACATTTTGAACAACCAACAGCACCGAGGTAAAGAGTTTTGGTTGGGCGGTCTTAATCCCGGATTGTTGTGGATTTGGACCCAGTCGGCCAAACCGGTGAATCCAAACACAAATCTCACATCGATAACGTCTGGCAATAAAAACACTACTACGACGAAACCGGAAACCAATAAAGAGGGAACGAAGATCGTTAATAAACCGCAGAAACCTGCGGAACCTACCCTGGAAATAACTGGCACCGGAAGATGTCTTACGCTAACCTACAACGGAGCTCTCTACACGTACGGGTACAAAGGCCAAGATTGCTCGGCCAGATTCAACTACATCTGCGAGAAGAAGAACAAGGCCCTGGACAACGAGATAAACCGCATAGCGAAGcaattgaatctgaattaa